The stretch of DNA ACGGACTTCTGGCAGAGCTGGAGGCAGAAGTGCGCTATCACATTGAATGGCTGAAGCATCACCGAGGGAGACTCCGAATTCCCAAGAACAAGTCACTACAGGTCGCCGAAGAGATTGAGGAGTCGTTGGGCTGGGGGAGTCAGGCGGACAGGTCGCCCTGTTTGCCTTTGAAGGAACTCATGTCGATGAAAAACTCTTGGAAAGGATTTTGCGGTACATGACCTACAATCGCGATGATCTGATGACCACCGTCCGTGGACTCGATGACCTCACCATGGACCGCATTCCGACGGGTAAGAGCAGGAGCATCCGGGACATCCTGAGTCATGTGCGCAATGCCGAGGAGTTCTACGTGTCGAAACTCGGTCCTGAGGCAGACGCAGTGTATGAAGGACATCTCGGAATGCCGGTTTCCAGATGCGACAAGCTGCCAGTCGTTGAAAGACTGCCAGTCGTGAGAAGCAGCTGCATCCAGACACTGAGAGATATGATTCCTAAGAGAGGCAGTA from Candidatus Thorarchaeota archaeon encodes:
- a CDS encoding DinB family protein, with amino-acid sequence MERILRYMTYNRDDLMTTVRGLDDLTMDRIPTGKSRSIRDILSHVRNAEEFYVSKLGPEADAVYEGHLGMPVSRCDKLPVVERLPVVRSSCIQTLRDMIPKRGSSVFRRKEYTLHPEEEWTGYKVLRRFLEHEQEHIYNIRGYLGCFPRGCIA